TTACCGCATTTCCTATCTACTTCATCCCCTTTGCCCTGCTGCCTTTTCTCATTGTCCTGTTGAACAATGACGGCGTCCCTGCTACCTGGACCACCATAACTGGCGCCATTCTCCTCACTCTGTTTGCTTGCAGGACCCTGAGCACCCTTCTCTTTTTTACCTTCAGCGGCATGGTCGCCCTGCTGCTTTCTTCCAGAATACACAAGCGAGTGCATCTTCTGTTGCCCTCGCTCGGCGTGGGCCTGGTAAACACAGTGCTCGTTTTTGCCTTTGCCACGGATTTCGCCAAAGTGGCCTCACACCTTGACAATATGCCTGCTGCCAGCGCCACTTTGCAGTCCATGTTTGTCGCAGGCAACGGCTTCGCCTCACTTGCCTGGGGCTTCATGGGCGGTCTGCTGGCAGCGCCTCTGGCTATCTTGCTTCTTCCCGTAATGGAAATGAGCTGGCATATCTCCTCCACTTTCAAACTGACGAGGTATGCCGACCTGCAGCAACCGCTCATGAAGGATCTGCTGTCGAGGACCCCGGCCACCTACCAGCACAGTATGACGGTTGCCTTTCTGTCGCAGGCCGTGGGTGAGGCTATTGGAGCCAACACTCAACTGTTGCGCATCGGCGCTTATTATCACGATATCGGCAAGATGGCTGATCCAAAGTTTTTCGCAGAAAACCAGGCTGCGGGCAAGAACCCCCACGACGATCTGGACCCATACGAGAGTGCCAGAATTATCATCGGCCACGTACACCATGGGGAAGAATTTGCCCGGGAGGCGAAGCTGCCTCAACTTGTCATCGACTTTATTTCCCAGCACCACGGCACCCAACTGGTGGAGTATTTCTACGACAAGGCCATGAAGAACAGCCAGGGAACAAAGCCCCGCAAGGAGGACTTCCGCTATCCGGGTCCCAAACCACAGAGTATCGAAGCGGCCA
This genomic interval from Deltaproteobacteria bacterium contains the following:
- a CDS encoding HDIG domain-containing protein, translating into GKKKLEVLYPRPAGIVAHSVADIITLEQARLLLEEKVRQLFWQVDKRVLQSVLQISETLLSANLRYDQRENDRRIEEIIRRYPSKVIAYNPGDILVPFRKVLSEQDVLLLDEYSKQQNYSELPWLITVIFFTLLLYNLFLSRIFGSNSRKRTPYLLLLSLLLITVVLFKACLLFTAFPIYFIPFALLPFLIVLLNNDGVPATWTTITGAILLTLFACRTLSTLLFFTFSGMVALLLSSRIHKRVHLLLPSLGVGLVNTVLVFAFATDFAKVASHLDNMPAASATLQSMFVAGNGFASLAWGFMGGLLAAPLAILLLPVMEMSWHISSTFKLTRYADLQQPLMKDLLSRTPATYQHSMTVAFLSQAVGEAIGANTQLLRIGAYYHDIGKMADPKFFAENQAAGKNPHDDLDPYESARIIIGHVHHGEEFAREAKLPQLVIDFISQHHGTQLVEYFYDKAMKNSQGTKPRKEDFRYPGPKPQSIEAAILMIVDAVEATSRSLEEPTREKIEKMVVLTVIKRLADGQFDECNLSTRDLGKVIHTLVDSLEASLHSRVQYPWQERKKNSTRRAS